A window of the Etheostoma spectabile isolate EspeVRDwgs_2016 unplaced genomic scaffold, UIUC_Espe_1.0 scaffold00009033, whole genome shotgun sequence genome harbors these coding sequences:
- the LOC116678984 gene encoding protein furry homolog-like, which yields MFIFLIKYTSIDRYCGPNTGNVHIIADLYAEVIGVLTQSKFQAVRKKFITELKELRLKEQSPYVVQSIISLIMGMKFFRVKMYPVEDFEASFQFMQVN from the exons atgtttatttttcta ATAAAATATACTTCAATTGACAGGTACTGTGGCCCCAACACTGGCAATGTACACATCATCGCAGACCTGTATGCTGAGGTCATTGGAGTCCTTACACAGTCAAA GTTTCAAGCAGTGAGGAAGAAGTTCATCACAGAACTGAAGGAGCTCAGGCTAAAAGAGCAGAGTCCCTATGTGGTCCAGAGCATCATCAGTCTCATCATGGGCATGAAGTTCTTCCGGGTGAAAATGTATCCTGTGGAGGATTTTGAGGCTTCTTTTCAGTTCATGCAGGtaaattaa